ATCCTGTGTGACTTAAAGACAGTTTCATACGCAGAGACGCCCGGAATTACAATTTTAGCTCCACCCGACCATCCGGAGAACCTGTGGGGAACGATCGAACCCACTCCAATTGTGAGGTCGGCTTCAACCGCTTCGTTTATCCTGATCGGAACTCCAAGGAATTCTCCATAGTCTTTCATCCTGCCGGCTGCTTCTGCATCGTGCTGGAGGATTCTGGTATCGCGAGAAAAACTGCCGAACTTCTCGGTTAGCTCATCGGCCATCATTTGTCTGTGAGTTCCAGTCGCGACCAGCAAGGAGACTTTGCTCCAGGGAATCTTGTTTTCGACGAAAAGCGATTTCATGAAAGAGAGAGTCTCAAAGATTGGAGAGTGCCTTGTATGATCCTCTACGATCAGGACTATCTCTTTCGCAGATTTCGCAAGCTCCAGGATCGGAGCAGCATCAAACGGCTTCAGTAGCGATTCGCGCAGAGAGCTGCCCTCTCCGCTTCTCTCAACAGGTGAAGTCGGAAGAAGTACTCTTCCCGCCGGAACTTCCAGCTGAAGTCTCTCCTTCTCTCTATAGTCAAGCGAGAATTTCATCTTACTTACCACCGAAATACATTTCTCGGATTCGCTCATCGCTTTTCACTTCGTCAACAGAGCCTTCGAGTTTTATTTGACCTTGCGATACGATGTAAACTCTGTCGCTCATTGGGAGCGAGAGCTTCGCGTTCTGTTCCACAATCAACATTGTAAGACCCGTATCCTTGACGTAATTTTTCAGAGTCTCGAATATTCTCTTAACGATAACAGGAGCCAGTCCCATGGAAGGTTCGTCTATCATCATGATCATTGGATCGGAAACAATGGCTCTTCCAATTGCGAGCATCTGTTGCTCTCCGCCGGAAAGCGTGCCGGCCATCTGGTTTTTCCGGGACTTCAGTTCCGAGAAAAGCTCATAAACTTTCTCGATGTTTGGGCGAGCCTTTGCGAGTCCAATTCTAGTAGCCGCAACTTCAAGGTTTTCCTGAACGGAGAGTTCCGCGAATACCTGTCTTCCTTCGGGAACGTGAATAACCCCAAGTCTGGTTATTTTGTGCGGGGCAAGATGCTGGATCTCTTCTCCGTTCAGAAGGACTTTGCTTCCGGCTTCAGAAGATACGAGTCCCGAGATGCTCTTCAGAAGAGTCGTCTTTCCAGCTCCATTGGGACCGAGCACGGAGACGACTTCCCCTTTGGAGGCCTTTATTGATACTTTTCTGAGAGCGGGAACCTCGTTATATGAAACTGAGAGTTCACGGGTTTCAAGCAAGAACATAATCAATCCTCCCCCAGATAGGCTTTTAGAACTAGCGGGTCCTTTTCGATATCATCGAATTTCCCCCTGGCAATTACCTGGCCAAAGTTCAGAACATAGACCCAATCTGCAACGGCCTTGATAAAGTCCATAGTGTGTTCGACAAGAAGAGTCGTAATTCCTCTTTCCTTGAGAATCATCATCAGATCCATAATTACTTTGAATTCGTCTCTAGTCATTCCGGCAGCAGGTTCGTCCAGGAACATCAGCTGAGGTTCGAGTGCAAGAGCTCTCGCAATTTCCAGGCAACGCC
The sequence above is drawn from the Mesotoga infera genome and encodes:
- a CDS encoding ABC transporter ATP-binding protein — encoded protein: MFLLETRELSVSYNEVPALRKVSIKASKGEVVSVLGPNGAGKTTLLKSISGLVSSEAGSKVLLNGEEIQHLAPHKITRLGVIHVPEGRQVFAELSVQENLEVAATRIGLAKARPNIEKVYELFSELKSRKNQMAGTLSGGEQQMLAIGRAIVSDPMIMMIDEPSMGLAPVIVKRIFETLKNYVKDTGLTMLIVEQNAKLSLPMSDRVYIVSQGQIKLEGSVDEVKSDERIREMYFGGK
- a CDS encoding DUF2088 domain-containing protein translates to MKFSLDYREKERLQLEVPAGRVLLPTSPVERSGEGSSLRESLLKPFDAAPILELAKSAKEIVLIVEDHTRHSPIFETLSFMKSLFVENKIPWSKVSLLVATGTHRQMMADELTEKFGSFSRDTRILQHDAEAAGRMKDYGEFLGVPIRINEAVEADLTIGVGSIVPHRFSGWSGGAKIVIPGVSAYETVFKSHR